TCCGAGAAATACGTTTAAGATGatatggacatgtacttagacagtCAATAAATAtctcagttaggcgatgtgaaattatgacaaatacaTACATCAAACGAAGAAAAGGAAGACCAACAAAGATTtgattaataatataataaaataagataaaatttatttaaatatagatgataatataataggGGATAAAATACAATAATGATATAAAAAGATCTATATAGCTGACTCTATCTAATGTGATaaaacttggttgttgttgtattttttatcaattttatattatttcattggttaatatttttaaatataaataatgaacattatttttatcaaaaaaaaattaaactaataataaataaatactaaaaaataactttataatcaacataaatacaactttttaaacaataaaaaaaattattaaagttttaatttgttacCTACCATCAGTAATAATACTTGTCAAATTTAATCACTCTTGTAATTAACTCTAAATCCTAATGATGtcacatgatttttttttaaaataaagtagTCAAAACTTACTAGTTAACAAACTATTTCAATagccaaatattttttttttaaaaaatataaattaaaaaaaactagcAAACTACAAGAGAGGTGTATGgttatcatcaagtaataaaaatatcaatcccaggactgttgattaagtactaaTTGACTTCACCTATGAGTTATCTAGATGGTCGAACGATCGATTAAGAACTTATTAGCAAGAGATTTAGAGAGggctagagagagagagagagagttgggaGAGAGAAGAGTTGGCTTGTGGGAATGATTCTACGAGTTCGGTTTCACTATGATGCCAGTTAATGCTCCTATGTATTGTTTATGTCCTTACCTCTATGCCTATATTTTGTAGGATTTATAACTAAAGTCTAGCATAGCCTTGCAAAGATTGCACTAGAGAGTTTACCCAAATTCTAGCGTCATTAAGTAAAGAAACAACTCTAGAAAGTTCGGTTAAAGGGTTATCATAAGGCCCTCCCGAGTATACAATTCTAGAGTTATTCGATTTACTTCCTAACGATatattaatgcaattaagtagaagaggtaatctaGAAAATTTGATTAAAGGGCTACCCTCTATCATAGAGCTTCTCGATTTACAGTTCTAGATTACACAAGTTACATCCAAACATTAATCTAGGAAAAGTCTTCTAAACTTTAATTAGATATCCCTTTATAGAGAATTGGTCTTCTTACAAGAGAATCATTTTAGAAAGTCCACTTAAAGGGTTACCCCATGTCACAGGAATCCATGGTCATACAATCTAGCGTTTCTCATCTACAAGGTGATCAATCCACCATACATACATTTCGTCAAACATATATAAGGTTCAACATACATAGAATATAACATAAATActtcattgaaaaaaaaattaaaatttacatagttcatacatcaacatcACATCAAAGCTATTTCCTATATCCTAAGAATTAGAGAATTTACTCCATTGTAAAGGGAGACACAACCAATACATAAAGAAATAAACCCCTATAACTCAATGCGTGAAATAAAGAGAAGAGAAATGCTTATCCATGAAGTCTGACGTTGTTGGAGGTGCTCCATTGCTCTGGAGGAGGACGGATGGTGCAGATCGACAAAGATGGAGACTCTAGGATTTCCCCTAGAGAGGAAAATTCTTCCCAAAGGAAGGGACTGTTGGAGTTGCAAGATTGTAAACATAGTTCctcattgaaaacacatgggaaatatcatgggtttatacgagaaaaaatatctctattgacatgaggctttttggggagagcccaagagcaaagctatGAAGGTTTAGGCCcaaaatagacaatatcatactattgtggaaatatataaatttttttcgatcctacaattggtatcagagcctggactggcAGAAGgcttaaccgccgactgtgcacaagagctatagtttgattgagccatgtggatacaatattgacctcggaCAAAGAAAGTGAGGGCTCCAATCTTCATATCAAGAGGACtaaacaccaggcaggaagtcctagttgcggctaggcaaggaagtcctagtaggtcgggtggaccgagggtaatatcatatcattgtggaatcaagagcaaaaccataagggcttagacccaaagtgggtaatatcataccattgtggagtaTCTAAAATCCCCTTATATAGGGGAGGCGTCATGCCCCCTCGTGTTCTCCACCGCACGACCGTATCATTTGGCATGACCGATCATGTGTGGTACGGCCAAAGCGTGTGTGCCACAGCTAGATCATGACTTTCGCTCGATGGATGAGGCACGATTCATCTTTTGGCATGGTCGGGCCTTGTCTTCTATTAAGATAGGTGGCACGGTCGTGCTTTTTGGTATGGCTAACTCGTGTGTTTTGTTGGGAGGAGAGTCACAGGAGCGCCTTGAGGTATAGCCGAGCCATGTGGATGCCTGAGAGTCCGGCATAATCGTGCCTATTGGCACGACCTCGATAGTAGATTTGCTTCATCATCCTACTCTCTCcgtctctattttatttttacttcaAATTACATCTTGTAAATTAAAATAAGTAAAGAATAAATCTCTGAATAAATAAGATGAAAGTATAATATaataatagaatatgatacaataaatgTATATTATAATCATAAATTAAAATAGATATgcgtaaaaaaaaatatctaaaaatatatataagctgtCCACATAAGTCACACGTAAACAACTTAACTAAttgcaagttttttttttactttttaaattttatatattttaaaataaaaaataaaaaataatatttgcaATGGTGAAGAACCGTTAATTGAATCATAACTGTAATTTTTGAGTAATTGAAACGACAGAAGCAGAACTCTGAACCGTGATGAGGTGGAGATGAGACAGAAGGGTGAGAAATGGTTCGGGAAGAAAAGGCAAACTAGGCCTAAACAAAGTGGACCAGTCGATCGACCACAACGCACCGGATCAGTCGGCCTTCCGACGACCCCACCGCCCACCACGGCGCTGCTGTTCTACCGACCTGCGCCCGCCGTGGACGCACGTCATCGGGTCGCTTCCCCTCTCTATAAGTACCGCTGTGGAGCGAGGGGGCGGAGTTCCCTCCGTTGCCGTACCCGATCAGCTTCGAACGGAGTTCCTCCACGTCCTGCGAAGCCGTAGGCTGAATCCCAATGGTAAATGTGTTTTTCTTTCCCTAGGGTTTCTCATATTTAACTCGGTTGATTTCTGGCGAATTTGTTCCATGGTTTTGATTATTGGGAAACATGCACAATGTAATAAAAATCTACGGTTTGGCGATTAGTTTACCTTTCTGCCGAATCATCTCTGTTCAGTTTCGCTCTCCGTTGAGCTTGGGGGACCGGCGACGGAGCCGGTGCATCGGTCGCCGATATTTCCAAGTTCTAGGGAGGTGTGCAAGCCAAAACAAGGGATTTTGATATAGTCAATTTATTTCGCTAACTTTGTGAGagctttaattagtttaatttcttgCAGATAATGGAAGCTTGCCCCAGAAACGATCTCAAGGGTTTCAAGGATAGAGTGATCGAGGAGAATATTTATCTAaaatttgaggtaattttatacaCTTTTTAGAGTCGTTCTTTAATGGTTACGCAGCGTGTTCAATGGCGTGCAAGCCACATTTTGTTAGTTAATCCATTGTTTTGTGATGCTTTGATCCAGCCAATTGGTGAttcaaatttcataattattcaTGATTATCTAACaaccaataatcaatcaaaccaaACAAAACCTAAAgctcatttggatggacttgtaGAATGGGTTTTAACTCTTAACTTAATCTTGAAATGTGATATGATCTGGTTTAGTAGTCTCTACTTTCTAgaaagaaaaatgatatgttcaaggaaaaaaactcaagaAAAAGTTCAAGCATAGACATATAAAGTGATAACCCactatttcactttttgtgggccccatcactttatgtgtttatccttgagtttttttccttgagcatatcaatTGCTCTTCTAGAAATAAATGTCTTCTTCTTTCTACATAAGATATGCTTTAGGTGTTCATACCTGATGAGCTATTGCATGATTGTAGAGGAGAAATTAACACTGACTGTGTCGTCAAATTTAAAGATGAAGTTGTTTGTGGATAGATATAAGCGTAATGGTTAAACTTGTTCAGTGTTGGAGGGTTAGGAGTTTTCTTGGGAAATTATCAACATTTAATGTTAAGATTTCTTCTACAGGAAGGTGAGCAAGGTCGTCTTCCCATATTGGTTCTAAGCTTGAAGGATACTATATACAACTCAAAGAAAGCCATCTATCGTAGTTCTACATAGCTCTTACAAGTGCAAGGAATGGTTGTGTCCTTTACTCGTGGTAAAATTGATCTTCATGACACAACGACATCCAAAAAACATGAATGTGATTGATTAACGAGAGAGTTTTGTTTTATAAAGGCTTACGCTTCAAGAGGATATGTAGCCATTGCTATCGATTCTCGCTATCATGGAGAAAGAGCTAGCAACGCAACAGCATACAAAGATGTAACGGAATCTATCTATTAATTCTTTAATCTTGCACTTCTTCAAGCTTAGTGGAATTGCTCCAGCCTCCAGGTCTATCCTCACACTTTGACGTACCTCACACAGTTCCTGCTATTGCACCCAGGCCCCTGCTAATCTTAAACGGCATTCCTCATATGTGAGCAACTACTAAAATATGATCAAAGTAAGGCTCAATTTTATTGCAATATTATTTCAGATTTGATTATTAATCAAAGTAATTATGTTGAATAATAGGCATGGAAGATCCTCGCTGCCCTATTTCTGGTTCAGATGGGCCTATTGCTGAGGCAAATGAGATATACAAAGAGGTTAACTGCAATGAAAAAATTAAGGTACGCGAATCAATCAATTGGAAACATTAAAATATGAACATGAACATGATGTCTGAAATCAAACAATTTGAGAACCATGATTTTGTTTTTCTCTGCATCATTAAACAGTTCATTGGAGAAGCTGGAATTGGGCATGTCAATTGGCAACAGAAGCAAGCATCTGGTTCGACAGGCTCCTTGAATGATTATAATTGTTCATCTTGTTCTTGAGTGATTGATGATAGGGATTAGAAGGAATATGAATATTTGATCTAAGTGGCCTGCATTCACTTATTTTGTCATATATTTATTTACATGGAGCAAGAAAGTGTTACAGTTATTTTTCCGGTTGGGAGAAGTCTTTAGCAGCTGCTCTGCTCACCTCCGCCTCCAGCGCCTCCATTTGCGCCTCCAACTGCTTCAGCTTCTCGCTCATCCGGTTCAGTCTCTTCCTCGCCGCCTCATCTACATGGATCCACAGGCAATCACCATCGCCCCTGCATTTATTTGACTACTAATAATTGACAGAGGTTAGTACCGGAGCGGGAGAGGAAGTCGGCGACCACGGCGGTGGGGACGGCGGAGACGCCGTGGATGGAAGCTCcgtgagccctctccgaccacacCTCCGCCTCCTCCTTCCTGGCCTTCAACATCGATGCGCGCCGCCGCCTCCGGGGATCGAGGCTGCGCGTTGCCGGTAATTTAATAGCGCGGGGTGGGATGAGCGTGGAGAGATAGATTACTGTCCATGTGTTGGTCAAAAGATTGCCAAGTGGGTGAGATTTGACTGGCGACTGCAGGGGATCATCTGGTTGGTCAAAGGTGAACCTTCCTTTTTTAATTACGGGGAAAATTTCATTTTAGCCCTTCTTTTTTCTCATAAAgatccattatttttttttaaaaaaaaaaattaacagggGAGGAAGGTGGCTCATTCTCTTTTTTCCTTTCAATGAATGTAAGATTGTGTCAACATTGTACAATGGACATGGTTGTTTCTTCCTTGTTTGTCACGACTTACTATGTCTCAACAACCGATCCACCTTGCATTAAAGTGAGTTTGTGCTAGCACCATAGAACAATTGGTTTGCAATTTGCTTCGGCCTAGCTCATTGGTTTCTCGTGCCCTTGGCATCCGTTCTCTTATTGTTTGCTATGAGTGATGTTCTACAGTGTGGTAAAAAAAGTTAATTTGCTCATCTCTAATGTCCTCATCAATTTGCTCCTAAGCTAACACATAGTGCAATGATAAAAGTATGGGGAAGACATGTCCGAACATGTCAAATTTTAATTCCATGACTTAATATGACAATACTCTATGTCATAACTCCTGTACCGCCTCGAGAAGACGCTATGAAGTTCTATAGTGTTACTAGAGGAGTGAGTGAGTGGATATAAATGAGAGACGATAATTTtatgttttatcaaaaaaaaaaaaatctctacaaAGATCAAAGCATAAATCTCTCTTTAATAATTAGGATAATTGATCTAGAGCTATTGAATTTGAATATAATCTCAATATCTCTCTTTAATAAATCTCTAGCTATTGAATTAGGATAATTATAAATTTAGACAACAACATGAGATAAGGGTTTCTTTTACCACCTCAAAATCTCTAGCTTTCTATGAAAGTAACTTTGTTTGGTAAAATTAAACATGAGATAAGCTCATGGAAATATATAGTAGACTTGAAACATGGTCACTACCAACAACAAACATGGCTACGGCTAAGTAAACCAATTACAAATAATTTTCAATATTAACAATTCTCAAAAGTTAGAGGGCATTTCCAAAAACATGGTTTGCGAGAGGTAAATTGAAAATTTTCCTCGTTGGAAGATTGTGGATGCTCATTTAATTCTCTACTATTTTTCTCCAATATATTTTAGAATTTCCACATCAcgtgtttattttttatttaagtttcagtATCAAGATAAATGTCATCCttgatttatgtatttttttattttttgaactaTTGCAAATTTACATAAACGGTGGATCAAAACAGAAAATGCAAGATTAAGATTACTAATTTTGAGGATTAATCATCCTAACCCTTTTCAAGGGAGCaaaataccaaaaataacaataatctATATGAACATTAGTGTTCTTAATTGCCATCATTAATCTCTTTAATTAATGAAAACGATCTGCCTAGAACTCGTGCAAGTTATAAATGCTAATAAATATACATATAGACTTTATTgttgtatttattattatatttttattttattgttaaattataatattaataaattattctatcttttatttttatattttagagAAGGAAAATAGAAACAATAAGTTTTCATTAAGCAAAAAAGCCCTTGAATTATATTAATTAACATACAGACATCAGCGCACGGCCGCGGTCGGAGAACCAACGGCCATATGATCTCCATCGATCCCCCCAGCGCCAACACGTGTCTCGCACGCGCTCCTGTCCCTGAGCCGGCGCCTTCCGACCGCCTCTCTATCGGTCTCCCATTCATCGTCGACCCTAACCCTAACGCCGACCACCATTTAATTCAATCCCTAGAGATCTCGATTCCACCGCCGACAtcgagaaagagagaaaggagaggaggaggaggagccgaTCGTGGAGATGGAGAAGAGGGAAGCTTCGGCGACGAGGCCGCCGAACCCGGCGATGCCTTACCGAGAGGACTGCTGGAGCGAGGGCGAGACGTCTTCGCTTGTTGACGCCTGGGGAGACCGCTACATCGAGCTCAACCGCGGAAATCTCCGCCAGAAGCAGTGGCAGGAGGTCGCCGACGCCGTCAACTCCCGCCGTGGCGCTGGCCGCCGACCATCCCGCACCGACGTCCAGTGCAAGAACCGGATCGACACGCTCAAGAAGAAATACAAGGTCGAGAAGTCCCGGGTCGCCGGCAGCGGCGAGAGCCAGTGGCCCTTCTTCTCCCGGCTCGACGCCCTCGTCGGATCTGCCCCGCCTCCGACGTCGAAGAAGCAATCCGGGTCGCCGCCGCTTGCTCTGGCGCTCCCTTTCCATAGGAAAGGTTCCGCTTTGGCCGTCGCCTCCGCCGTGCGACCGGCGGAGACGAAGAAAAAGCGTACTTCCGTCGCCTCCTCTGCTGTGGACAACCCTTTCTTCAGGcgcgctgctgctgctgctgcggcTGCAGCGGCTACAGAAGATGATGACGATGTCGACGAGGACGAGGAAGAAGAGGAGCAGGAGCGATCTGGCTCGCTATCGAGGTCATCCTCAAGGTCTGGAAGAGGTCTGAAAAGGGAGAGGGAGGAAGAGGGCAGCGGAATTCGAGAACTGGCTAAGGCAATCATGAAGTTTGCGGAGATATACGAGAGAGTGGAGGAGTCAAAGCAGAGACAGATGATCGAATTGGAAAAGCAGCGGATGGAGTTTGCCAAGGCCTTGGAGTTCCAGAAGATGCAGATCGTAGTGGATTCGCAGGTGCAGCTTGCCAAGATTAAGCGAGCCAAGCGATCTGACACTGGTAAGGGATTGTTCTGTTCTTCCATTAATCCATAGTTCATTTGTACCAATCCTTTGATTTTAGTCAATACTCATAATAACTCATATACGTCGGAGCACTAGATTATCTTTTTCCACGTCTGAATTGGTGCTCAATCCTAAATTCTTGTCATGAACTCATCCaagtttttcattttattttcttaGGACCACCATTACTATAATTTTGTTGTGCTCGTTTCATTGGTACTCCAATTTTCATTTTGGAATTCTTCTGGTACCTTTTGTTCTGAACCTTTCATAAACTATTAGTGGAGCATAGATGTACAGCTTGCCTCATTTTCAAACCATCAACACCAGTAGCACAACGGCTGAAAGCAGTTTGCAAAGTCTTATTAAGAGATTGAACTAACTATTTCTTGCATGAGAAAGTTTTTCATTCTTGCTTAATTTTTGAGGGTAAACCATCATGTTACCAATGCACAGTTTAATGTTTTATCACAAGTTCATACAATTTTGTCATTGGTACCTAATCCTTCCGGTCTAGGATTGAGACCAGTGCCAGATGCTTTTATATCTTCTGGAAACAATGGTGCTCGTGAATGATATTATTCAAACAGCTTATTCAAGTTGTTTGTTATAACTTCTTGTTCTTTAGCATATGGAATAGCCAGGATATATTGATGGCAACAGATTTGGTGGATTAATGTTTTTCTAATCTCAAGTGTTAAGGCTCCGTATGCTTTCAATGAATGTATTTATCCCTTTCTTAGACATTTATGGATCAGATCAATACTTAATATGTTCATCTCAGACTGAAATTTTAATGTAGAAAACCTATATATTTATCTAGTTAACTGCTTCTAATTGTTGCTTTTGTAAAGCATTAATTAGATCATTTGATGAATTTATCCATACATGCCAAATCAAATCTTTTGATtagtttagtttctttctttctccAGACAGTTACTCTTAATCCGCCACTAAGGAGAAGAGGATAAAAGGTTGCTGCACCATGGCGGCTTCTTAATGTGTTGTGGATGCCCTTTAGCTCCATTAGTAAGCAGCAGGAGATGAACAACTCAACTTGCTCTCCGCCGAACGTAGCAAAACAGTTGTCTGTCCAGATTAGGTTCCTTCATATCGTGTTTATTTTGAGGatggttttgtttttctttcatttatttgcTCTTCCATTTCCTCTCAAGTGATAAACTGGTCGTCTGTGTAAACTATGCAATGCTAACTGCCGGATTGAAGTCCTTggcttatttttccttttagtgACACTTTGTGATGGCCCAAGTGGAGCACACTAGCAGCTCCTTGAAGGTTTGTGGGAGACACCACAAAGAAAAATCACCTTATATATGTCTTCGCCAGGTCCATCGCTAGAAAAAACAATTAATGGATTAGTGATACTTTGTGATGGCTTAGGTGAAGAGCACACTAGCGTTGTTCGAAGGTTTGTGGGAGAGACACCACAAAGAAAAAAACATGGATTTGGCGGCTTGCCCAGGTCCGTCACTAGTTGAGTTGATGCTTGGATAATGAATTGGGCTGAACTCAACATAAATGGTACTACAATCTGAGCttgagtttgttttatttgtgttAGGTTGTTCATGCTTGGGTTAGCCATGCcacaatatatatatacacacgagTTTCTTAACAAATATATTTGTGAGCTTCTTAATGAACATGCTCTTAAGCTTCTAACGAACATGCTTATGAGTTCATGAATCAAATACGATTAATTTTGAGCCaacttaataatattttcaaggtCGAAAttagactcaagcttgactcattAACTTAATTATATGAACTtgaacgatttttttttttttttaatttgagatTTGAATAGCACGAGCGGTTTAGTTCATTTACACTTTTAGCCTAGTCTTAACAAATGCAGAACTCAAAAATATTGATCCAGATAACATCGAACCTAGGGTGATTGATCCGGTTCTATGAAAGTTTTCCACTGGTTATCAGGATAAATCTGGAAGCGCTCGTAGTAGACGGTTTAGAAGCCCATCATTTTATGATTGCACACCTTATTTAAAGAAAAACTTCCTACAAATGTACCGTAACAAATATAGAACTCAAGATAAAAGAACAAGTTGTGGCAATAAAGAATAGGTACACTACTCCTAATGCCTTAAAAATTGAGCTAGAGCTAGAGGCCCTAGGGCTGACTTAGTTAGTAAATGCATGCGATAATGACTATAATAATCAGGAGGTCGAAACTCGAGTTCTGTTTATACATTTGTCAATTTGATTCCTACTAACtaattaaattgatcaaattGATTGACCCATAAATAATAtgattaatataaattataaattatataatatttatatgATAAAATGcacttaaaatataaaatataaagaaGACCCACTAATGTATAAAATGTGCTATGAACATTATTTGAACTAAGGAAACTCCAATCTAAACTCCCATACAACCacagagtaaaaaaaaaaaattatagtttaCAAGATTTTTCTTACAAATTCTCGGTCAATTAGTTGGATCAATCAATAATCTCTATTacatttttttaactaaaattcTAGTTGTTTAGTCACTTTTGTGGTAATAGTTTTTTGATCCGTTGACTCTTAGTTTTGGCATATTTTTTACATCTATTCCTTCTTCTGTTAGTTTATACTTTTATTCTTATTGATTGAgcactttaataattttttatgttatttattttattgtattgACACCCCATTGATATTGTTTTCATACATGTTCTCATACCAAAAACGATGTATAATCTTAGCTTATTGAAAATGAAACTCCAACTTATGGATGTTTATTTAGCTTTATC
This genomic stretch from Zingiber officinale cultivar Zhangliang chromosome 7A, Zo_v1.1, whole genome shotgun sequence harbors:
- the LOC122001718 gene encoding trihelix transcription factor ASIL2-like, with the protein product MEKREASATRPPNPAMPYREDCWSEGETSSLVDAWGDRYIELNRGNLRQKQWQEVADAVNSRRGAGRRPSRTDVQCKNRIDTLKKKYKVEKSRVAGSGESQWPFFSRLDALVGSAPPPTSKKQSGSPPLALALPFHRKGSALAVASAVRPAETKKKRTSVASSAVDNPFFRRAAAAAAAAAATEDDDDVDEDEEEEEQERSGSLSRSSSRSGRGLKREREEEGSGIRELAKAIMKFAEIYERVEESKQRQMIELEKQRMEFAKALEFQKMQIVVDSQVQLAKIKRAKRSDTDSYS